A portion of the Luteolibacter yonseiensis genome contains these proteins:
- the proC gene encoding pyrroline-5-carboxylate reductase has protein sequence MKLGVIGCGKMGTALIQGAIRAGVVASGDVYGCDPYYKSRENFAAVTGAHVSADIAEIASASDVLLLCTKPNDVAAALATVAEKSSGQPKLVISIAAGVTLAALESAAPENFRVIRTMPNTPALVGHGAAGYCLGSRATGADAKTAESLLGAVGLAVQVPERLMDAVTGLSGSGPAYIYMVIDALADGGVRAGIPRADAVRLAAQTVIGAASMVLETGEHPAVLKDMVTSPGGTTIAGVAALEKHGLRNALIEAVTAATLRATELGK, from the coding sequence ATGAAGCTTGGAGTCATTGGATGCGGGAAGATGGGAACGGCGTTGATTCAAGGTGCGATCCGCGCCGGAGTCGTGGCCTCCGGAGATGTGTATGGCTGCGATCCCTACTACAAATCCCGCGAAAATTTCGCCGCCGTCACCGGGGCGCACGTCAGCGCCGACATCGCGGAAATCGCCTCCGCCAGCGACGTGCTGCTGCTCTGCACCAAGCCGAACGACGTCGCCGCCGCCCTTGCCACCGTCGCGGAAAAATCCTCCGGCCAGCCGAAGCTGGTCATTTCCATCGCCGCCGGAGTGACTCTCGCCGCCTTGGAAAGCGCGGCACCGGAAAATTTCCGCGTCATCCGCACCATGCCGAACACCCCGGCCCTCGTCGGTCACGGCGCGGCCGGCTACTGCCTCGGATCCAGAGCCACCGGGGCGGATGCGAAAACCGCCGAGTCCCTGCTGGGGGCCGTAGGACTCGCCGTGCAGGTCCCGGAGCGCCTCATGGACGCCGTCACCGGACTCTCCGGCAGCGGCCCGGCCTACATCTACATGGTCATCGACGCCCTCGCCGACGGTGGCGTGCGCGCGGGCATCCCGCGTGCGGACGCCGTCCGCCTCGCCGCGCAGACGGTCATCGGTGCCGCCTCCATGGTGCTCGAGACGGGCGAGCACCCCGCCGTGCTCAAGGACATGGTCACATCGCCCGGCGGCACGACCATCGCCGGGGTGGCCGCGTTGGAAAAACACGGACTGCGCAACGCGCTCATCGAGGCCGTCACCGCCGCCACCCTGCGTGCGACCGAACTTGGGAAGTGA
- a CDS encoding tetratricopeptide repeat protein codes for MTYRLIACALVAASVFPLTSCGPDPDTPILAGNTQAASGEGEALYQKAKAADDAGKTGRAISQYDKMATRYPFAPSAAQARYRQAQLLEQKGDVVKSFEAYDQFLTRYQSSNLYTTALNRQITMAQSAADGDVKQSMLGLKTKLSLDKTVEMLGKVRDNAPKSAAASKAQFTIGQLYEGRKKSKEAIAAYRQLVRDQPAAPQSPEALFRIGLILTAEADRGNQNQANIDLAREAFNDYLIQYPGHARNAEARRLVANLGGRDLQKSYDIAEFYQKTGKTESAKVYYRDIVSRAKSGPLHDKAKARLKELGE; via the coding sequence ATGACCTATCGGTTGATCGCCTGCGCACTGGTTGCCGCCTCCGTTTTTCCCCTGACATCCTGTGGTCCGGATCCCGATACGCCGATCCTGGCGGGAAACACCCAGGCCGCGTCCGGCGAGGGCGAGGCTCTCTATCAAAAGGCGAAGGCCGCCGATGACGCGGGCAAGACGGGCCGCGCGATCAGCCAGTACGACAAGATGGCCACGCGCTACCCCTTCGCGCCGTCCGCCGCGCAGGCGAGGTACCGCCAGGCTCAGTTGCTTGAGCAGAAAGGGGATGTCGTGAAATCCTTCGAGGCCTACGACCAGTTCCTCACCCGCTACCAGAGCAGCAACCTCTACACCACCGCCCTCAACCGCCAGATCACCATGGCGCAGTCCGCCGCGGATGGGGATGTGAAACAAAGCATGCTCGGCCTGAAAACAAAGCTCTCGCTGGACAAAACCGTCGAGATGCTTGGCAAGGTCCGCGACAACGCGCCGAAGTCCGCCGCCGCCTCCAAGGCCCAGTTCACCATCGGCCAGTTGTATGAGGGCCGGAAAAAGTCCAAGGAAGCCATCGCCGCCTACCGCCAGCTCGTCCGCGACCAACCCGCCGCACCGCAGTCGCCCGAGGCGCTTTTCCGCATCGGTCTCATCCTCACCGCGGAAGCGGACCGGGGCAACCAGAACCAGGCGAACATCGACCTGGCCCGGGAAGCCTTCAACGACTACCTGATCCAGTATCCCGGTCACGCGCGCAATGCCGAGGCCCGCAGGCTCGTCGCCAATCTCGGTGGCCGGGATCTGCAGAAATCCTACGACATCGCCGAGTTTTATCAAAAAACCGGCAAGACGGAATCCGCCAAGGTTTATTACCGGGACATCGTCAGCCGCGCCAAGTCCGGCCCGCTGCATGACAAGGCGAAGGCCCGTCTCAAGGAACTCGGCGAGTGA
- the gatA gene encoding Asp-tRNA(Asn)/Glu-tRNA(Gln) amidotransferase subunit GatA: MTISQLRKQLTAGETTPAKILEGLAGEITARDSKTGAYLSHDLESALAEAAGADLGLPLGGIPIGIKDNMNVLGQPCTCGSKFLENFISPYDATVIKKLRAAGAIPFGRLNQDEFAMGSSTENSALQTTRNPHDHDRIPGGSSGGSAAAVADGTAIATLGSDTGGSIRQPASHCGVVGLKPSYGRVSRYGLVAFASSLDQIGPITRSVEDAALILQAIAGFDPADSTSLDVPVPDYLSGLNDGVKGLKLGVPKEYFGEGIDPGVRRNVEASIQNLAAQGAEIVEISLPHTEHAVATYYVIAPAEASSNLSRFDGIRYGHRASSPADILDLYKKSREEGFGAEVKRRIILGTYVLSSGYYDAYYGRAQKVRTLIRRDFENAFQKVDAILSPVAPTPARRLGASAADPLQEYLSDIFTIAANLAGIPGISIPCGTVDWDGGKNLPTGLQILAPHLGEAKMLQIAKAAEA, translated from the coding sequence ATGACCATTTCCCAACTCCGCAAGCAGCTCACCGCCGGAGAAACCACGCCCGCGAAAATCCTGGAAGGCCTCGCCGGAGAAATCACCGCGCGCGATTCCAAGACCGGAGCCTACCTGTCCCACGACCTTGAATCCGCCCTCGCGGAGGCCGCCGGCGCGGATCTCGGCCTGCCCCTCGGCGGCATCCCCATCGGCATCAAGGACAACATGAACGTCCTCGGCCAGCCCTGCACCTGCGGCTCGAAGTTTCTCGAAAATTTCATCTCCCCCTACGACGCCACCGTCATCAAAAAACTCCGCGCCGCCGGAGCGATCCCCTTCGGCCGCCTGAACCAGGACGAGTTCGCCATGGGTTCCTCCACGGAAAACTCCGCGCTCCAGACCACGCGCAATCCCCACGACCACGACCGCATCCCCGGTGGTTCGTCCGGCGGCTCCGCCGCGGCGGTCGCGGACGGCACCGCCATCGCCACACTGGGGTCCGATACCGGCGGCTCCATCCGCCAGCCCGCCTCGCACTGCGGCGTCGTCGGCCTCAAGCCATCCTACGGCCGTGTCTCCCGCTACGGACTGGTCGCCTTCGCCTCGTCGCTCGACCAGATCGGCCCCATCACCCGGTCCGTCGAGGATGCGGCGCTCATCCTGCAAGCCATCGCGGGATTCGATCCCGCGGACTCGACCAGCCTGGACGTCCCGGTGCCCGACTACCTGTCCGGCCTGAACGACGGCGTGAAAGGTCTCAAGCTCGGAGTGCCCAAGGAATACTTCGGCGAGGGCATCGACCCCGGCGTCCGCAGGAATGTCGAGGCCTCCATCCAGAACCTCGCCGCCCAAGGCGCGGAAATCGTCGAAATCTCGCTGCCCCACACCGAGCACGCCGTGGCCACCTACTACGTCATCGCCCCGGCGGAAGCCTCGTCGAACCTTTCCCGCTTCGACGGCATCCGCTACGGCCACCGTGCATCAAGCCCCGCCGACATTCTCGACCTTTACAAGAAATCCCGTGAGGAAGGATTCGGCGCGGAAGTGAAACGCCGCATCATCCTCGGCACCTACGTGCTCTCCTCCGGCTACTACGACGCCTACTATGGCCGCGCCCAGAAGGTCCGCACGCTCATCCGCCGCGACTTCGAGAACGCGTTCCAGAAAGTGGACGCCATCCTCTCGCCCGTGGCCCCCACCCCGGCCCGCCGCCTCGGAGCCTCCGCCGCGGACCCGCTCCAGGAATACCTCTCCGACATCTTCACCATCGCCGCCAACCTCGCCGGCATCCCCGGCATCTCCATTCCCTGCGGCACGGTCGATTGGGACGGCGGGAAAAACCTGCCCACCGGTCTCCAGATCCTCGCCCCGCACCTGGGTGAGGCGAAGATGCTGCAGATCGCCAAGGCGGCGGAAGCTTGA
- a CDS encoding ATP-binding protein, whose protein sequence is MARRTLSLSAPLPASSAFRSPPCGCYGDLKRGRRCPPRQIENYRQRISGPLLDQKPWFSRF, encoded by the coding sequence ATGGCACGCCGCACTCTATCTCTCTCCGCCCCGCTCCCTGCGTCCTCCGCGTTTCGATCACCTCCTTGCGGCTGCTATGGCGACCTCAAACGCGGGCGCCGGTGCCCTCCACGGCAGATCGAAAACTACCGACAGCGCATTTCCGGCCCCTTGCTGGACCAAAAACCTTGGTTTTCACGTTTTTGA
- the lptE gene encoding LPS assembly lipoprotein LptE encodes MKFAALLAPVFLLASCAGYQLGNTKPASLAKVKSIAVPMFSNSTLHPRAEALATSAVANAFVQDGTYRIGKSDHADAVLEGTLSSIDYSTIRGSRLDTMLPEELENTVTIKWKLLDARDRTKVLASGSSKGSSQLFVSSNLQTSRNNALPEALERAGEALVSRLANGY; translated from the coding sequence ATGAAATTCGCCGCCCTGCTTGCCCCCGTTTTCCTGCTCGCCTCCTGTGCGGGCTACCAGCTCGGGAACACCAAGCCCGCTTCATTGGCCAAGGTGAAAAGCATCGCAGTGCCGATGTTTTCCAACTCGACCCTCCACCCCCGCGCCGAAGCGCTGGCCACCTCCGCCGTCGCGAACGCTTTCGTGCAGGACGGCACCTACCGGATCGGAAAGTCCGACCATGCCGACGCCGTGCTGGAGGGAACCCTCAGCAGCATCGATTACTCCACCATCCGTGGCAGCCGCCTGGACACCATGCTGCCGGAGGAGCTGGAGAACACCGTCACCATCAAGTGGAAGCTCCTTGACGCCCGGGACCGCACCAAGGTCCTCGCCTCCGGAAGTTCCAAGGGCAGCAGCCAGCTTTTCGTTTCATCGAATCTCCAGACCTCGCGGAACAACGCGCTGCCGGAAGCCCTGGAGCGCGCGGGAGAGGCCTTGGTTTCCCGCCTCGCGAACGGCTACTGA
- a CDS encoding tetratricopeptide repeat protein, whose protein sequence is MRIRTMAALLAGCALATGAEKTTPQKPKPKPAPAIEEKNAPAKQTPDVEDAIPGPVKALGEPAMATFPGGIRMAVSAATEKAQAHVNQGLNHLHGGWEFEASRHFAAAMREDPECLLAHWGMVMCLLNPSPETGPARNAVTDRLLDLVDQGKGTELERGYAYGLIKYIEEGPKGAAIAFHKIAGQFPNDMQAAIFAALFGRGGYDELGTATPDQEVAEKSLLAMMEKHPESPIPLNALLTIRAEAPDLGGSLDLARKLCRISPDYGPYQHLLGHYEWRCGQHAGAAAAFTRTSSLFSNWMKENKATPADCPEWVKSECYRVVSLASRGDFEGAQAAARAIAATPIPKDRVASPGIRLLLWDGKTLPARILLRRNLRGNAAEALKSLPAPDEIKGTRSKSLAYWWIDGLRFALDAQRLIEDGKTDEAQQVIDALTRHGETMSKAQTAAGDSGERSPWNRAFRALEILASELRGRLAMAGPKDRMGTAYNWFSSAADRQSPAPMMFEPMVLTPMASRLGEYYLAADKPTEAVEAYNRALALFPNDIGALKGLKDAYEKAKMPAEAAATEKKIGELGAE, encoded by the coding sequence ATGAGAATTCGGACCATGGCGGCATTGTTGGCGGGTTGCGCGCTTGCGACAGGAGCGGAAAAAACCACTCCGCAGAAGCCGAAGCCCAAGCCCGCACCGGCGATCGAGGAAAAGAACGCACCGGCGAAACAAACACCCGACGTGGAGGACGCCATCCCCGGGCCGGTGAAGGCGCTCGGCGAACCGGCCATGGCCACCTTTCCCGGCGGCATCCGCATGGCGGTCTCCGCGGCGACGGAAAAAGCCCAGGCGCATGTGAACCAGGGACTGAACCACCTGCACGGAGGCTGGGAATTCGAAGCCAGCCGCCACTTCGCCGCAGCCATGCGGGAGGACCCTGAGTGCCTGCTCGCCCACTGGGGCATGGTCATGTGCCTGCTCAACCCCTCACCCGAAACAGGCCCCGCGCGCAACGCGGTGACGGACCGGCTGCTGGATCTGGTGGATCAGGGAAAGGGAACCGAGCTCGAACGCGGTTACGCCTACGGACTCATCAAATACATCGAGGAAGGCCCCAAGGGCGCCGCCATCGCCTTCCACAAGATCGCCGGACAGTTCCCCAATGACATGCAGGCGGCCATCTTCGCCGCGTTGTTCGGCAGAGGCGGCTATGACGAGCTGGGCACCGCCACCCCGGACCAGGAGGTCGCGGAAAAAAGCCTGCTCGCGATGATGGAGAAACATCCGGAAAGCCCCATCCCGCTCAACGCCCTGCTCACCATCCGCGCGGAGGCTCCGGACCTCGGAGGATCGCTGGATCTCGCCCGCAAGCTGTGCCGGATCTCCCCCGACTACGGCCCCTATCAGCACCTTCTCGGGCACTACGAGTGGCGCTGCGGCCAACATGCCGGTGCCGCCGCCGCATTCACCAGGACGTCCTCGCTTTTTTCCAACTGGATGAAAGAAAACAAGGCCACGCCGGCCGATTGCCCGGAATGGGTGAAGTCGGAGTGCTATCGGGTGGTTTCCCTGGCCTCGCGCGGCGATTTCGAGGGAGCCCAAGCCGCCGCCCGGGCCATCGCCGCCACGCCCATCCCCAAGGACCGCGTCGCCTCGCCCGGCATCCGCCTGCTCCTTTGGGATGGCAAAACGCTCCCGGCACGCATCCTCCTGCGCCGCAACCTCCGTGGAAACGCCGCCGAAGCACTCAAATCGCTCCCTGCGCCGGATGAAATCAAGGGCACCCGTTCCAAGTCCCTCGCCTATTGGTGGATCGACGGCCTCCGCTTCGCGCTGGATGCCCAGCGCCTCATCGAAGACGGGAAAACCGACGAAGCGCAGCAGGTCATCGACGCGCTCACCCGTCACGGCGAAACCATGAGCAAGGCCCAGACCGCCGCAGGCGACAGCGGCGAGCGCTCGCCCTGGAACCGGGCCTTCCGCGCGTTGGAAATCCTCGCCAGCGAACTGCGCGGACGCCTCGCGATGGCCGGCCCCAAGGATCGCATGGGCACGGCCTACAACTGGTTTTCCTCCGCGGCCGACCGCCAGTCTCCGGCACCGATGATGTTCGAACCCATGGTCCTCACTCCCATGGCCAGCCGCCTCGGAGAATATTACCTCGCCGCGGACAAACCCACGGAGGCCGTCGAAGCCTACAACCGCGCCCTCGCCCTGTTCCCGAACGACATCGGCGCCCTCAAGGGGCTCAAGGATGCCTATGAAAAGGCGAAGATGCCCGCCGAGGCCGCCGCGACGGAGAAAAAGATCGGGGAGCTTGGTGCCGAATGA
- the gatC gene encoding Asp-tRNA(Asn)/Glu-tRNA(Gln) amidotransferase subunit GatC, whose translation MSHSHIDVRYVANLARLELSDAEVAEFQPQLEAILGHVEALSKLDVSGIDPTAHANEIFGRMREDVPHESLSQAAMLQNAPDQAQGQIRVPKVVTDA comes from the coding sequence ATGTCGCACAGTCACATCGATGTCCGCTACGTCGCCAATCTCGCCCGCCTCGAACTTTCCGATGCCGAGGTCGCGGAATTCCAGCCCCAGCTCGAAGCCATCCTCGGCCACGTCGAGGCGCTTTCGAAGCTCGACGTCTCCGGCATCGATCCCACGGCCCATGCGAACGAGATCTTCGGCCGCATGCGCGAGGACGTCCCCCACGAAAGCCTGAGCCAGGCCGCCATGCTCCAAAACGCGCCCGACCAGGCCCAGGGCCAGATCCGCGTGCCGAAGGTCGTCACCGACGCCTGA